In Cupriavidus basilensis, one genomic interval encodes:
- the tilS gene encoding tRNA lysidine(34) synthetase TilS → MASSRKPAHRADPSAGLIDKVAQALQAGAAFVVSGDGTRAGTVAVALSGGRDSVALLHALRAAVVASSLPLRVVALHVHHGLQAEADQWDVFCATLCADWQLPFYSRRVSVSQGQGEGLEAAARRARYAALEAMCDEAGAELLLFAHHLDDQVETVLLRLFRGAGLAGLGGMPRLRRLGARQQIVLLRPWLEVGRDDIDAYCAVNALPWIDDPSNDDSRFARNALRQHMPALAAAFPALRANVAQAAAHLAQAGELLDALATQWMAGLVRTPRDASTLAELDLAGLRALPPAEADAVLRLWLRELGTQAPSTARLSAMRAQLIEHEGGEPAIQHETLMLHRFRGRVLARRAGPAIESEDLALHWQGEPRLAVPAWHGELRFARDDTFGLPEAALRRPLRLAARQGGERIVLRPGGPARALKQAYQEAGVPMARRARLPLLWSGDQLVFAAGLGMHRRWPDAPAAPRWRVEWVEWVEPVASPGHGAAIE, encoded by the coding sequence ATGGCAAGTTCAAGGAAACCGGCGCACCGGGCTGACCCGTCCGCCGGCTTGATCGACAAGGTCGCACAGGCGCTTCAGGCCGGTGCGGCCTTTGTTGTTTCTGGCGACGGCACACGGGCAGGCACGGTGGCGGTGGCACTCTCCGGCGGACGCGATTCGGTCGCGCTGCTGCACGCGCTGCGTGCAGCAGTGGTGGCGTCGTCGCTGCCGCTGCGCGTGGTGGCGCTGCATGTGCATCATGGCCTGCAGGCCGAGGCGGACCAGTGGGACGTGTTCTGCGCGACGCTATGCGCCGACTGGCAACTGCCGTTCTACAGCCGGCGTGTCTCGGTCAGCCAGGGGCAGGGCGAAGGGCTGGAGGCGGCGGCGCGCCGCGCGCGCTACGCTGCGCTCGAAGCCATGTGCGACGAGGCCGGGGCGGAGTTGCTGCTGTTTGCCCATCACCTGGACGACCAGGTCGAGACGGTGCTGCTGCGCTTGTTCCGTGGCGCCGGGCTGGCCGGGCTTGGCGGCATGCCGCGCCTGCGCCGGCTCGGGGCAAGGCAGCAGATTGTCTTGCTGCGTCCGTGGCTCGAGGTCGGCCGTGATGATATCGATGCGTACTGCGCCGTGAATGCGCTGCCTTGGATCGATGATCCTTCCAATGACGATTCCCGATTCGCCCGCAACGCGCTGAGGCAGCACATGCCCGCGCTGGCCGCGGCGTTTCCCGCATTGCGCGCCAACGTGGCGCAAGCCGCCGCCCACCTGGCACAGGCAGGCGAATTGCTTGATGCGCTGGCTACGCAATGGATGGCGGGGCTGGTGCGCACGCCACGCGATGCCAGCACGCTGGCTGAACTCGATCTTGCCGGGCTGCGCGCGCTGCCGCCGGCCGAGGCCGACGCCGTGCTGCGGCTGTGGCTGCGCGAGCTTGGCACGCAGGCCCCGTCCACCGCGCGGCTGTCCGCCATGCGCGCGCAACTGATCGAGCATGAAGGCGGCGAGCCTGCCATCCAGCACGAGACCCTGATGTTGCATCGTTTCCGGGGGCGCGTGCTGGCCCGCCGCGCGGGGCCAGCCATCGAGTCTGAAGACCTGGCGCTGCACTGGCAGGGCGAGCCACGCCTGGCCGTGCCTGCGTGGCATGGTGAGCTGCGCTTTGCGCGCGACGATACCTTTGGCCTGCCGGAGGCAGCGCTGCGCCGGCCCCTGCGCCTCGCCGCGCGCCAGGGCGGCGAGCGCATCGTGCTGCGTCCGGGTGGACCCGCGCGCGCGCTCAAGCAGGCCTACCAGGAGGCTGGCGTGCCGATGGCGCGGCGCGCGCGGCTGCCGCTGCTGTGGTCGGGCGATCAGCTCGTGTTCGCGGCGGGCCTGGGCATGCATCGGCGCTGGCCAGATGCACCGGCCGCGCCGCGCTGGCGTGTCGAATGGGTCGAGTGGGTCGAGCCGGTTGCATCGCCCGGGCACGGCGCGGCCATCGAATAA
- a CDS encoding aspartate kinase — MALIVHKYGGTSMGSPERIKNVAKRVAKWHRAGHRVVVVPSAMSGETNRLLGLAKEISAQPSPRELDMLAATGEQASSALLAIALQGEGVDAISYTGWQVPVKTDSSYTKARIESIDDERILADLDAGRVVVVTGFQGIDDNGNITTLGRGGSDTSAVAIAAAIEAEECLIYTDVDGVYTTDPRVVEDARRLDQITFEEMLEMASLGSKVLQIRSVEFAGKYRVKTRVLSSLTDPLMPLEQEMHSGTLITFEENSEMEAAVISGIAFARDEAKITVLGVPDKPGIAYQILGPVADANIDVDMIIQNQSVDGKTDFTFTVPRGEYQRALAILNDGVKAHIGAASVSGDPKVSKVSVVGVGMRSHVGIASKMFRTLSEEGINIQMISTSEIKISVLIDEKYMELAVRALHKVFELDQA, encoded by the coding sequence ATGGCTCTCATCGTTCACAAATACGGTGGCACTTCGATGGGTTCTCCGGAACGCATCAAGAATGTCGCCAAGCGCGTTGCCAAATGGCATCGTGCAGGTCACCGCGTAGTCGTGGTGCCTTCGGCCATGTCAGGCGAGACCAATCGCCTGCTTGGCCTTGCCAAGGAAATTTCGGCGCAGCCGAGCCCGCGCGAGCTGGATATGCTGGCCGCCACCGGCGAGCAAGCCAGTTCCGCGTTGCTCGCGATTGCGCTGCAAGGCGAGGGCGTCGACGCGATCAGCTACACCGGCTGGCAAGTGCCGGTGAAGACCGACTCGTCCTATACCAAGGCCCGCATCGAGTCCATCGATGACGAGCGCATCCTGGCCGATCTCGACGCCGGGCGCGTGGTGGTGGTCACGGGCTTCCAGGGCATCGACGACAACGGCAACATCACCACGCTTGGCCGCGGTGGTTCCGACACCTCGGCCGTGGCGATCGCCGCCGCCATCGAGGCTGAGGAATGCCTGATCTACACCGACGTGGACGGGGTCTACACCACCGATCCGCGCGTGGTCGAAGACGCTCGCCGCCTGGACCAGATCACCTTCGAGGAAATGCTGGAAATGGCCAGCCTGGGCTCCAAGGTGCTGCAGATCCGTTCGGTGGAATTCGCCGGCAAGTACCGCGTGAAGACCCGCGTGCTGTCGTCGCTCACCGACCCCCTGATGCCCCTCGAGCAAGAAATGCACTCGGGCACGCTGATCACTTTTGAGGAAAATTCTGAAATGGAAGCAGCCGTCATCTCCGGCATCGCCTTTGCCCGTGACGAGGCGAAGATCACCGTCCTGGGCGTGCCCGACAAGCCCGGCATCGCATACCAGATCCTGGGCCCGGTAGCCGACGCCAACATCGACGTCGACATGATCATCCAGAACCAGTCCGTCGACGGCAAGACCGACTTCACCTTCACCGTGCCGCGCGGCGAATACCAGCGCGCGCTTGCCATCCTCAACGACGGCGTGAAGGCACATATCGGCGCCGCCAGCGTATCGGGCGACCCGAAGGTATCGAAGGTCTCGGTAGTCGGCGTGGGCATGCGCTCGCACGTCGGCATCGCCAGCAAGATGTTCCGCACGCTGTCCGAAGAAGGCATCAACATCCAGATGATCTCCACGTCGGAAATCAAGATCTCGGTGCTGATCGACGAGAAGTACATGGAGCTCGCCGTGCGCGCGCTGCATAAGGTGTTCGAGCTGGATCAGGCGTGA
- a CDS encoding FAD binding domain-containing protein: protein MPTSRPYRAIVIGGSLGGLFTAICLRAIGWDVDVFERSPQQLDSRGGGLVLQPGVLDALAFAGVAHPPEFGVPSKDRIFLDREGVVRRIDMPQTQIAWNGLYALMKGALDPRMIHAGEELVTLDREADHVTARFASGRTEHADLLVGADGPLSTVRQQLLPGDAPAYAGYVAWRGVLPEAALGEQARSLLVDAFAFQDEPGHQMLTYLIPGEDGSARRNERRLNWVWYRALPAGEPLAAVLLDRHGRQHTHSLPPGALKDADAQALRLAAADSLAPVFAALVASTRDPFLQLIQDYAAPRMRFGRAVLLGDAAFVARPHTGAGAGKAAANAVALARALQAGGERIDDALAAWDRSQWAEDKRLAQWGISLGRRIMGVMKPD from the coding sequence ATGCCCACGTCCAGACCTTACCGCGCCATCGTGATCGGCGGCTCGCTCGGCGGGCTCTTTACCGCAATCTGCCTGCGCGCCATCGGCTGGGATGTCGATGTCTTCGAGCGCTCGCCGCAGCAGCTCGACAGCCGCGGCGGCGGGCTCGTGCTGCAGCCCGGCGTGCTCGACGCGCTGGCCTTCGCCGGGGTCGCGCACCCGCCAGAGTTCGGCGTGCCGTCAAAGGACCGCATCTTCCTGGACCGCGAGGGTGTGGTGCGCCGCATCGACATGCCGCAGACGCAAATCGCCTGGAACGGACTCTATGCGCTGATGAAAGGCGCACTTGATCCGCGCATGATCCATGCGGGCGAGGAACTGGTCACGCTGGACCGCGAGGCCGATCATGTGACGGCCCGCTTCGCGTCGGGCCGCACCGAGCACGCGGATCTGCTGGTCGGCGCCGACGGACCACTGTCCACCGTGCGGCAGCAACTACTGCCCGGCGATGCACCCGCCTATGCCGGCTATGTCGCCTGGCGCGGCGTGCTGCCCGAGGCAGCGCTGGGCGAGCAGGCCAGGTCGCTGCTGGTCGATGCTTTCGCCTTCCAGGACGAGCCGGGACATCAGATGCTGACCTACCTGATTCCCGGCGAGGACGGATCGGCCCGGCGCAACGAACGGCGCCTGAACTGGGTCTGGTACCGCGCGCTGCCCGCGGGAGAACCGCTGGCGGCCGTGCTGCTGGACCGCCATGGCCGCCAGCACACGCATTCGCTGCCCCCGGGCGCGCTCAAGGATGCCGATGCCCAGGCGCTGCGGCTTGCCGCGGCGGACAGCCTCGCACCCGTGTTCGCGGCACTGGTCGCATCGACCCGCGATCCCTTCCTGCAGCTGATCCAGGATTACGCAGCGCCGCGCATGCGCTTTGGCCGCGCGGTGCTGCTAGGCGATGCCGCCTTCGTGGCGCGTCCGCATACCGGCGCGGGCGCGGGCAAGGCGGCAGCCAATGCCGTGGCCCTGGCGCGCGCGCTGCAGGCCGGCGGGGAGCGCATCGACGACGCACTCGCGGCGTGGGATCGAAGCCAGTGGGCCGAGGACAAGCGCCTGGCCCAGTGGGGTATCTCGCTCGGCCGGCGCATCATGGGTGTCATGAAGCCTGACTGA